One Camelina sativa cultivar DH55 chromosome 3, Cs, whole genome shotgun sequence genomic window carries:
- the LOC104778369 gene encoding eukaryotic initiation factor 4A-1-like, which yields MGLQENLLRGIYAYGFEKPSAIQQRGIVPFCKGLDVIQQAQSGTGKTATFCSGVLQQLDYTLVQCQALVLAPTRELAQQIEKVMRALGDYIGVKVHACVGGTSVREDQRILQAGVHVVVGTPGRVFDMLRRQSLRADSIKMFVLDEADEMLSRGFKDQIYDIFQLLPPKIQVGVFSATMPPEALEITRKFMSKPVRILVKRDELTLEGIKQFYVNVEKEEWKLETLCDLYETLAITQSVIFVNTRRKVDWLTDKMRSRDHTVSATHGDMDQNTRDIIMREFRSGSSRVLITTDLLARGIDVQQVSLVINFDLPTQPENYLHRIGRSGRFGRKGVAINFVTRDDERMLFDIQKFYNVVVEELPSNVADLL from the exons ATGGGTTTGCAAGAGAATCTTCTTAGGGGTATCTATGCTTACG gttttGAAAAGCCTTCTGCTATTCAGCAAAGAGGAATTGTACCCTTTTGCAAGGGTCTTGATGTGATCCAGCAGGCACAGTCTGGTACTGGAAAGACCGCCACTTTCTGCTCTGGCGTCTTGCAGCAGCTTGACTATACCCTTGTCCAGTGCCAGGCTCTCGTTTTGGCTCCTACCCGAGAGCTTGCTCAGCAGATTGAGAAGGTCATGCGTGCCCTTGGTGACTACATTGGCGTCAAGGTTCATGCCTGTGTTGGTGGAACCAGCGTCCGTGAGGATCAGCGCATTCTCCAGGCTGGTGTTCATGTCGTCGTTGGAACTCCTGGTCGTGTGTTTGACATGCTTCGAAGACAATCTCTTCGCGCTGACTCCATCAAGATGTTTGTCCTTGATGAAGCTGATGAGATGCTCTCCCGTGGTTTCAAGGATCAG ATCTATGACATATTCCAGCTTCTCCCACCTAAGATTCAGGTTGGAGTATTCTCAGCAACGATGCCACCAGAAGCTCTTGAGATCACAAGAAAATTCATGAGCAAACCAGTGAGAATCTTGGTGAAGCGTGATGAGCTCACACTTGAAGGTATCAAGCAATTCTACGTGAACGTGGAGAAGGAAGAGTGGAAGCTCGAGACTCTCTGCGATCTCTATGAGACTCTAGCCATCACGCAGAGTGTCATCTTCGTCAACACTCGTCGCAAGGTCGACTGGCTCACCGACAAAATGAGAAGCCGTGACCACACAGTCTCAGCAACTCATGGAGACATGGACCAAAACACAAGAGACATCATCATGAGAGAATTCAGGTCTGGTTCTTCTCGTGTTCTCATCACAACCGATCTCTTGGCTCGTGGTATTGATGTGCAGCAAGTCTCTCTGGTCATCAATTTTGACCTCCCAACTCAGCCGGAGAACTACCTTCACCGTATCGGAAGAAGTGGACGGTTCGGGAGAAAGGGTGTGGCGATTAACTTTGTGACTCGTGATGATGAAAGAATGCTGTTTGATATTCAGAAATTCTACAATGTGGTCGTTGAGGAGCTGCCATCAAACGTGGCCGATTtgctgtga
- the LOC104779365 gene encoding phospholipid-transporting ATPase 6-like, with protein sequence MIQEADIGVGISGVEGMQAVMASDFSIAQFRFLERLLVVHGHWCYKRIAQMICYFFYKNITFGLTLFYFEAFTGFSGQSIYNDSYLLLFNVVLTSLPVISLGVFEQDVPSDVCLQFPALYQQGPKNLFFDWYRILGWMGNGVYASIVIFTLNLGIFHVQSFRSDGQTADMNAMGTAXIEEINIACDLNEKWSDETYVSQS encoded by the exons ATGATTCAAGAAGCTGATATTGGTGTAGGAATCAGTGGCGTTGAAGGCATGCAG GCTGTAATGGCAAGTGACTTCTCCATAGCCCAGTTTCGGTTTCTTGAGAGACTACTTGTTGTCCACGGACACTGGTGCTACAAACGAATAGCTCAGATG ATTTGTTATTTCTTCTACAAGAACATAACATTTGGTCTAACTCTCTTCTACTTCGAAGCCTTTACGGGGTTTTCTGGCCAATCAATTTACAATGACTCCTACTTATTACTCTTCAACGTTGTTCTCACTTCTCTCCCCGTCATTTCCCTCGGAGTTTTTGAACAAGATGTTCCATCTGATGTCTGCTTACAG TTCCCTGCATTGTATCAACAAGGCCCCAAGAACCTCTTCTTCGACTGGTACAGAATCCTTGGATGGATGGGGAATGGAGTTTACGCATCCATAGTCATCTTTACACTAAACCTTGGAATCTTCCATGTCCAATCATTCCGCTCAGATGGCCAAACCGCAGACATGAATGCCATGGGAACCGCTNCAATCGAAGAAATAAATATTGCATGTGATTTAAACGAAAAATGGTCAGACGAGACATATGTTTCACAAAGTTGA
- the LOC104778370 gene encoding phospholipid-transporting ATPase 6-like, with protein MARRRIRSRIRKSHFYTFRCLRPKTLDDQGPHVINGPGYTRIVHCNEPHLHLATKLLRYRSNYVSTTRYNLLTFLPKCLYEQFHRVANFYFLVAAILSVFPLSPFNKWSMIAPLVFVVGLSMGKEALEDWRRFMQDVAVNSRKASVHKGSGEFGRRAWKNIRVGDVVRVEKDEFFPADLFLLSSSYEDGICYVETMNLDGETNLKVKRCLDATLALEKDESFQNFSGTIKCEDPNPNLYTFVGNLECDGQVYPLDPNQILLRDSKLRNTAYIYGVVVFTGHDTKVMQNSTKSPSKRSRIEKRMDYIIYTLFALLLTVSFISSLGFAVMTKLLMADWWYLRPDKPESLTNPTNPLYAWVVHLITALLLYGYLIPISLYVSIEVVKVLQAHFINQDLQLYDSESGTPAQARTSNLNEELGQVDTILSDKTGTLTCNQMDFLKCSIAGTSYGVRASEVELAAAKQMAMDLEEKGEEVTNLPATKGRTQRYAKLASKASVEFELETVVTASDEKDQKKSTGVKGFSFEDNRLMDENWLNEPNSDDILMFFRILAVCHTAIPEVDEDTGKFTYEAESPDEVAFLVASREFGFEFTKRTQSSVFIAERFLSSGQPVVREYKILNLLDFTSKRKRMSAIVRDEEGQILLLCKGADSIIFDRLSKNGKEYLGATSKHLNEYGEAGLRTLALGYRKLDETEYSAWNNEFHKAKTSVGADRDEMLEKVSDMMEKELMLVGATAVEDKLQKGVPQCIDNLAQAGLKIWVLTGDKMETAINIGYACSLLRQGMKQISISFATVEESSQNSEAAAKENILMQITNASQMIKIEKDPHAAFALIIDGKTLTYALKDDVKYQFLALAVDCASVICCRVSPKQKALVTRLAKEGTGKTTLAIGDGANDVGMIQEADIGVGISGVEGMQAVMASDFSIAQFRFLERLLVVHGHWCYKRIAQMICYFFYKNITFGLTLFYFEAFTGFSGQSIYNDSYLLLFNVVLTSLPVISLGVFEQDVPSDVCLQFPALYQQGPKNLFFDWYRILGWMGNGVYASIVIFTLNLGIFHVQSFRSDGQTADMNAMGTAMFTCIIWAVNVQIALTMSHFTWIQHVMIWGSIGAWYVFLALYGMLPPKLSGNIFHMLAETLAPAPIFWLTSLLVIAATTLPYLFHISYQRSVNPLDHHIIQEIKHFRIDVEDERMWKREKSKAREKTKIGFTARVDAKIRQLRGKLQRKHSVLSVMSGTSSNDTSSTSQQT; from the exons ATGGCTCGTCGTAGAATTAGATCAAGGATTCGTAAAAGCCATTTCTATACCTTTAGATGTCTTAGGCCTAAAACTCTTGATGACCAAGGTCCTCATGTTATTAACGGTCCTGGTTACACCAGAATCGTTCATTGTAACGAGCCTCATTTGCATTTGGCTACTAAACTCCTTAGGTACCGTTCAAACTATGTATCCACCACTAGGTATAACTTGCTCACTTTCTTACCTAAATGCTTGTACGAGCAATTCCACCGCGTTGCCAACTTCTACTTTTTGGTTGCTGCCATCCTCTCTGTGTTTCCTCTCTCCCCTTTTAACAAATGGAGCATGATTGCTCCTTTGGTTTTCGTTGTCGGGCTTAGTATGGGTAAAGAGGCCTTGGAGGATTGGCGCCGCTTTATGCAGGACGTTGCGGTGAACTCTAGGAAAGCTAGTGTTCATAAAGGGAGTGGGGAGTTTGGTCGTAGGGCGTGGAAAAATATCCGTGTGGGAGATGTGGTAAGGGTGGAGAAAGATGAGTTTTTCCCGGCtgatttgttcttgttgtcTTCGAGTTATGAGGATGGGATCTGTTATGTGGAGACGATGAACTTAGACGGAGAAACTAACTTGAAAGTAAAGAGATGTTTGGATGCTACTTTGGCTTTGGAGAAGGATGAATCTTTTCAGAACTTCTCTGGAACGATCAAATGCGAAGATCCTAATCCGAACCTGTATACCTTTGTTGGTAATCTTGAGTGTGATGGCCAGGTTTATCCACTTGATCCTAACCAGATTCTCTTGAGAGACTCAAAGCTCAGGAACACAGCTTATATCTATGGGGTGGTGGTCTTTACTGGTCATGACACAAAAGTAATGCAGAACTCAACAAAGTCTCCTTCAAAGAGAAGCAGGATTGAAAAGAGAATGGATTACATTATATACACTCTCTTTGCCCTTCTCTTGACTGTTTCCTTCATAAGCTCTTTAGGATTTGCTGTGATGACAAAACTCTTGATGGCAGATTGGTGGTACTTGCGGCCAGACAAGCCTGAGAGCTTAACAAATCCTACTAATCCTCTGTATGCTTGGGTTGTTCATTTGATCACTGCTCTCTTGCTTTATGGTTACTTGATTCCCATCTCATTGTATGTTTCCATCGAGGTAGTTAAAGTCTTGCAAGCACATTTCATAAACCAAGACTTGCAGTTGTATGATAGTGAGAGTGGGACTCCCGCTCAAGCACGGACGTCGAACTTAAACGAAGAGCTGGGACAAGTTGATACCATCCTTTCTGATAAAACAGGAACTTTGACATGTAATCAGATGGACTTTCTGAAATGCTCAATTGCGGGCACTTCTTATGGTGTCCGTGCCAGTGAAGTTGAACTAGCTGCTGCTAAGCAGATGGCGATGGATCTTGAAGAGAAAGGTGAAGAAGTTACAAACCTTCCAGCGACTAAAGGCAGGACACAACGGTATGCAAAACTTGCCAGCAAGGCGTCAGTAGAATTTGAACTGGAGACTGTAGTCACTGCTAGCGACGAGAAGGATCAGAAGAAGAGCACTGGTGTTAAGGGTTTTAGTTTTGAAGATAACCGTCTAATGGATGAGAACTGGTTAAATGAGCCTAACTCAGATgacattttgatgtttttccGTATACTCGCAGTTTGTCATACTGCAATTCCTGAGGTGGATGAAGATACTGGGAAGTTTACTTATGAAGCTGAGTCTCCTGATGAAGTTGCTTTCCTTGTTGCTTCTAGGgagtttggttttgagtttactAAGAGAACTCAATCAAGTGTGTTTATTGCTGAACGGTTTTTATCTTCAGGCCAGCCAGTTGTTAG AGAATACAAAATATTGAATCTATTAGACTTCactagcaaaagaaaaagaatgtctGCAATTGTCAGAGATGAGGAAGGGCAGATTCTTCTACTCTGTAAAGGAGCTGACAG CATCATATTTGATCGTTTATCAAAGAATGGAAAAGAGTATCTAGGAGCTACTTCCAAGCACTTGAATGAATACGGTGAAGCTGGTTTACGCACATTGGCACTTGGTTACAGAAAGCTGGATGAGACTGAGTATTCAGCATGGAACAATGAGTTTCACAAAGCCAAAACTTCAGTTGGAGCTGATAGAGATGAAATGCTTGAGAAGGTATCAGATATGATGGAGAAGGAACTGATGCTTGTGGGAGCTACTGCTGTGGAGGACAAACTGCAAAAAGGG GTACCTCAATGCATAGATAACCTAGCCCAAGCTGGTCTTAAGATATGGGTTTTGACAGGAGATAAGATGGAGACAGCAATAAACATAGg ATATGCATGCAGTTTACTTCGTCAGGGTATGAAGCAGATATCTATTTCATTTGCAACTGTAGAGGAATCATCACAAAACTCTGAAGCT GCTGCAAAGGAGAACATATTGATGCAGATCACAAATGCTTCACAGATgattaaaattgaaaaggaTCCACATGCAGCATTTGCTTTGATCATTGATGGAAAGACACTTACATATGCTTTGAAAGATGATGTCAAGTATCAGTTTCTTGCCCTTGCGGTTGACTGTGCATCAGTGATATGCTGTCGTGTCTCTCCCAAACAGAAAGCACTT GTGACAAGGCTAGCTAAAGAAGGAACAGGAAAAACAACTTTGGCAATCGGAGATGGTGCAAACGATGTTGGAATGATTCAAGAAGCTGATATTGGTGTAGGAATCAGTGGCGTTGAAGGCATGCAG GCTGTAATGGCAAGTGACTTCTCCATAGCCCAGTTTCGGTTTCTTGAGAGACTACTTGTTGTCCACGGACACTGGTGCTACAAACGAATAGCTCAGATG ATTTGTTATTTCTTCTACAAGAACATAACATTTGGTCTAACTCTCTTCTACTTCGAAGCCTTTACGGGGTTTTCTGGCCAATCAATTTACAATGACTCCTACTTATTACTCTTCAACGTTGTTCTCACTTCTCTCCCCGTCATTTCCCTCGGAGTTTTTGAACAAGATGTTCCATCTGATGTCTGCTTACAG TTCCCTGCATTGTATCAACAAGGCCCCAAGAACCTCTTCTTCGACTGGTACAGAATCCTTGGATGGATGGGGAATGGAGTTTACGCATCCATAGTCATCTTTACACTAAACCTTGGAATCTTCCATGTCCAATCATTCCGCTCAGATGGCCAAACCGCAGACATGAATGCCATGGGAACCGCTATGTTCACATGCATCATCTGGGCAGTGAATGTTCAAATCGCTCTAACCATGAGTCACTTCACTTGGATCCAACACGTAATGATTTGGGGAAGCATAGGAGCTTGGTACGTTTTCCTCGCTCTTTACGGTATGTTACCACCAAAACTTTCCGGTAACATCTTTCACATGCTGGCCGAGACTCTAGCGCCTGCACCCATCTTCTGGCTAACTTCACTACTGGTCATAGCCGCCACAACACTTCCTTACTTGTTCCACATTTCATACCAAAGATCAGTGAACCCTCTTGACCATCACATTATACAAGAGATCAAGCATTTCAGGATTGATGTAGAGGATGAACGAATGTGGAAACGAGAGAAGTCAAAGGcaagagagaagacaaagattGGGTTCACGGCTCGAGTTGATGCTAAGATCAGGCAGCTAAGAGGAAAGCTTCAAAGGAAGCATTCAGTTTTAAGTGTAATGAGTGGAACATCGTCTAATGATACATCTTCAACCTCGCAACAGACTTGA
- the LOC104778372 gene encoding protein translation factor SUI1 homolog 2-like, whose product MSDLEVQVPTAFDPFADANAEDVGAGTKEYVHIRVQQRNGRKSLTTVQGLKKEYSYSKILKDLKKEFCCNGTVVQDSELGQVIQLQGDQRKNVSTFLVQAGLVKKDNIKIHGF is encoded by the exons ATGTCTGATCTTGAAGTTCAAGTCCCCACTGCCTTTG ATCCGTTTGCTGATGCAAATGCTGAGGACGTTGGGGCGGGAACAAAGGAATACGTGCACATTCGTGTTCAGCAGCGTAATGGTAGGAAAAGCTTGACAACTGTCCAGGGACTTAAGAAAGAGTATAGCTATAGCAAGATCCTTAAAGACCTTAAGAAAGAATTCTGCTGCAATGGCACTGTCGTCCAGGACTCTGAATTAGGACAG GTTATTCAGCTACAAGGCGATCAGAGGAAGAACGTCTCCACCTTCCTTGTTCAG GCTGGGCTTGTGAAGAAGGATAACATTAAAATCCATGGTTTTTGA
- the LOC104779366 gene encoding putative F-box protein At1g55070, which yields MAMRKRKQQVTEENLTLTVSGSSSERCAMEYFAPIPVDLFIRILSRLLSARSMAQCRCVCKLWSSIIRRQNYNQLFPINSPDPPRLLFSFVLGDQLYFCSAPQKLDNNNNNSTVVKNSTVVTATFHRTFPRSTVFSQTYRPVRGIVCHQLEKENHVMAVISNPITGESVATPKVKTYFGYDPIGNKFKVLCLTWSHRRTLEHQVLTLDTGRKLLWRKIPCCISYSPLDDNGICINGVLYYTASVAKRMIVCFNVRSETFDFIIRRPERLSFMDVTPYSEHVSAVGVTDDHREEIVFSPNYAPKGSFYISYYNLQSNTMYSFKCSLLCFYNESLKP from the exons ATGGCGATGAGAAAACGTAAGCAGCAGGTCACGGAGGAAAACCTAACCCTAACTGTATCCGGATCATCCAGTGAACGATGTGCAATGGAATACTTTGCTCCGATCCCTGTTGATCTCTTCATCAGAATCTTGTCGAGGTTGTTATCCGCCAGGTCTATGGCTCAGTGTCGTTGTGTATGTAAGCTCTGGTCGTCCATAATTCGCcgtcaaaattataatcagttGTTCCCGATCAATTCTCCGGATCCACCGAGGCTCCTTTTCTCCTTCGTACTTGGAGATCAACTCTACTTCTGCTCGGCACCTCAAAAActtgataacaacaacaacaactctacTGTTGTAAAAAACTCTACTGTTGTTACAGCCACGTTTCATCGCACATTTCCCCGTAGCACAGTTTTCTCTCAAACCTATCGCCCTGTTCGTGGAATTGTTTGTCACCAACTTGAGAAAGAGAATCATGTCATGGCTGTGATCTCTAACCCCATCACAGGAGAGTCCGTAGCAACACCCAAAGTGAAAACGTATTTTGGGTATGATCCGATTGGAAATAAATTCAAGGTATTGTGCTTAACTTGGTCTCATCGTCGAACACTTGAGCATCAAGTTCTCACATTAGACACTGGAAGAAAACTCTTGTGGAGAAAGATCCCATGTTGCATATCTTATTCTCCTCTAGATGATAAtgggatatgcatcaatggtgttttgtattacACAGCATCTGTCGCAAAACGTATGATCGTCTGCTTTAATGTTAGGTCCGAGACATTCGATTTTATAATCAGGAGACCTGAGAGGTTATCTTTTATGGACGTGACTCCCTACTCTG AGCATGTATCCGCTGTTGGAGTGACTGATGATCATAGAGAGGAAATTGTCTTTTCACCAAACTATGCACCAAAAGGTTCCTTTTACATTTCTTACTACAATCTCCAGAGCAACACTATG TACTCTTTCAAGTGCTCACTTCTTTGCTTCTATAATGAAAGTTTGAAGCCATAA
- the LOC104778373 gene encoding LOW QUALITY PROTEIN: LYR motif-containing protein 4A-like (The sequence of the model RefSeq protein was modified relative to this genomic sequence to represent the inferred CDS: deleted 2 bases in 1 codon), producing the protein MVSSTSEVVSLCRALLRAGRQYPHYNLREYTKRRTLLDGFRMNKNLTDQSKVNEAYAEAKAQLVVLERSVKLYSLYPPKTKNIMEV; encoded by the exons ATGGTTTCTTCTACAAGTGAAGTTGTCAGCCTCTGTCGTGCCCTGCTTCGAGCGGGGCGTCAGTACCCTCATTACAACTTGAGGGAGTACACTAAGCGAAGGACTTTG TTGGATGGCTTCCGCATGAACAAGAATCTCACTGACCAATCCAAGGTGAATGAGGCTTATGCTGAAGCTAAGGCACAACTTGTGGTTTTAGAGAGGTCGGTCAAGCTTTACTCCTTATATCCTCCCAAGACCAAGAACATCATGGAAGTCTAA
- the LOC104778374 gene encoding mediator of RNA polymerase II transcription subunit 9-like isoform X2, with protein sequence MDQFSGGGNNWSMIPNVQAQGNYGTPTNHDQQLFNLQQQHQQQQLQQQQQQQQQQQQFHHQQQQQQQFQPQQDIQQFQQFQQQQQHFIQQQQFQQQQQRLLQSPPPPPQQQQQQQSLQSPPPPQTMVHTPQSMMMHTPQQQQQMVQTPQQHQSLASHFHLYPMVEKLADVVETGTRDQNSDALTVDGQKRNVEESEQLLQQRRDLILEYRKSIEEIVKIEP encoded by the exons ATGGATCAATTCTCAGGAGGAGGTAATAATTGGTCGATGATCCCAAACGTGCAGGCGCAGGGTAACTACGGTACACCGACGAATCATGACCAGCAGCTATTCAACCTTCAGCagcaacaccaacaacaacaattacaacagcagcagcaacaacaacaacaacaacaacagtttcatcatcaacagcagcagcagcaacaattCCAGCCACAACAAGATATACAGCAATTTCAgcaattccaacaacaacaacaacacttcaTTCAGCAACAgcaattccaacaacaacaacaacggttGTTACAatctcctccgcctcctcctcagcagcagcagcagcagcagtcgTTGCAATCGCCTCCGCCACCACAAACTATGGTTCATACGCCTCAATCTATGATGATGCATACACCGCAACAGCAACAACAGATGGTGCAGACTCCGCAACAGCATCAGTCTTTAGCTTCTCACTTCCATCTTTATCCC ATGGTGGAGAAATTAGCCGATGTCGTTGAAACTGGAACACGAGATCAGAATTCTGATGCCCTG ACTGTTGATGGCCAAAAGCGAAATGTTGAAGAGAGTGAGCAATTGCTTCAACAAAGAAG GGATTTGATTCTGGAGTACAGGAAATCTATTGAAGAGATTGTCAAGATCGAGCCTTAG
- the LOC104778374 gene encoding mediator of RNA polymerase II transcription subunit 9-like isoform X1 has translation MDQFSGGGNNWSMIPNVQAQGNYGTPTNHDQQLFNLQQQHQQQQLQQQQQQQQQQQQFHHQQQQQQQFQPQQDIQQFQQFQQQQQHFIQQQQFQQQQQRLLQSPPPPPQQQQQQQSLQSPPPPQTMVHTPQSMMMHTPQQQQQMVQTPQQHQSLASHFHLYPMVEKLADVVETGTRDQNSDALVAELNSHFDKCQQLLNSISGSLGSKTMTVDGQKRNVEESEQLLQQRRDLILEYRKSIEEIVKIEP, from the exons ATGGATCAATTCTCAGGAGGAGGTAATAATTGGTCGATGATCCCAAACGTGCAGGCGCAGGGTAACTACGGTACACCGACGAATCATGACCAGCAGCTATTCAACCTTCAGCagcaacaccaacaacaacaattacaacagcagcagcaacaacaacaacaacaacaacagtttcatcatcaacagcagcagcagcaacaattCCAGCCACAACAAGATATACAGCAATTTCAgcaattccaacaacaacaacaacacttcaTTCAGCAACAgcaattccaacaacaacaacaacggttGTTACAatctcctccgcctcctcctcagcagcagcagcagcagcagtcgTTGCAATCGCCTCCGCCACCACAAACTATGGTTCATACGCCTCAATCTATGATGATGCATACACCGCAACAGCAACAACAGATGGTGCAGACTCCGCAACAGCATCAGTCTTTAGCTTCTCACTTCCATCTTTATCCC ATGGTGGAGAAATTAGCCGATGTCGTTGAAACTGGAACACGAGATCAGAATTCTGATGCCCTG GTGGCTGAATTGAATAGCCATTTCGACAAGTGTCAACAGTTGTTGAATTCGATTTCAGGGTCACTAGGATCTAAGACTATG ACTGTTGATGGCCAAAAGCGAAATGTTGAAGAGAGTGAGCAATTGCTTCAACAAAGAAG GGATTTGATTCTGGAGTACAGGAAATCTATTGAAGAGATTGTCAAGATCGAGCCTTAG